The Arachis hypogaea cultivar Tifrunner chromosome 14, arahy.Tifrunner.gnm2.J5K5, whole genome shotgun sequence genome has a segment encoding these proteins:
- the LOC112741152 gene encoding adenylate isopentenyltransferase 5, chloroplastic, giving the protein MIISVSGSSACKQVQEPLVSFQKGFTNMLYNRNNNNKDKVVVILGATGTGKTKLAIDLANHFPPAEIVNSDKMQVYKGLDITTNKVTPQEARGVPHHLLGTLHPNANFTALDFCRQATSAVDSIVARDALPIIAGGSNSYLDALINHHSTFRLRYECCFLWVDVSIPILHASLRSRVDRMIEAGQVEEVRKFFEPLADYERGIRRAIGVPEFNEFLRAEALGADEETKKMLLDIAIARIKVNNCTLANRQIQKIQRLHNTWKRTMHRLDATQVFLNRNCSDHHQSQNSWEEHVLAKSLRILHKFLYEDNNKHLLVPSGINVSSSSPPVAMAAVAAAATH; this is encoded by the exons ATGATTATCTCGGTATCTGGCTCCTCAGCTTGCAAACAAGTACAAGAGCCTCTAGTAAGTTTCCAAAAGGGATTTACAAACATGTTATATAATCGGAACAATAATAATAAGGATAAGGTGGTGGTGATATTGGGGGCCACCGGAACCGGAAAGACCAAGTTGGCCATAGACCTTGCCAACCACTTCCCACCGGCTGAGATTGTTAACTCCGACAAAATGCAAGTCTACAAGGGCCTTGACATCACCACTAATAAGGTAACTCCTCAAGAGGCTCGTGGGGTCCCACATCATCTACTTGGCACACTTCACCCCAATGCCAACTTCACCGCCCTTGATTTTTGCCGCCAAGCCACCTCCGCCGTCGATTCCATCGTTGCCCGAGATGCCCTCCCCATCATCGCCGGTGGCTCCAATTCCTATCTTGATGCTCTCATCAACCACCACTCCACCTTTAG ATTAAGGTATGAGTGTTGCTTCCTATGGGTGGATGTTTCAATCCCCATACTGCATGCGTCGCTTCGATCACGCGTGGATCGCATGATCGAAGCGGGACAAGTGGAGGAAGTGCGGAAATTCTTCGAGCCATTGGCAGATTACGAGAGGGGAATAAGAAGGGCGATAGGGGTGCCAGAGTTCAACGAGTTTCTAAGAGCAGAGGCCTTAGGAGCAGATGAAGAGACAAAGAAGATGCTCTTAGACATAGCCATTGCAAGAATCAAGGTCAACAACTGCACCCTCGCCAATCGCCAAATCCAGAAGATTCAACGACTCCACAACACGTGGAAGAGGACCATGCATCGCCTTGACGCCACGCAGGTTTTCTTGAACCGTAATTGCTCTGATCATCACCAATCTCAAAATTCCTGGGAGGAACATGTTCTTGCCAAGAGCCTTAGGATTCTTCACAAATTCCTCTACGAAGATAACAATAAACATCTTCTTGTTCCTTCCGGAATTaatgtttcttcttcttcgccgCCGGTGGCAATGGCTGCCGTGGCGGCAGCTGCCACGCATTAG